A section of the Marinoscillum sp. 108 genome encodes:
- a CDS encoding DUF697 domain-containing protein, whose product MISTLKKILLPLSVLVILGFVLFMINQISGVYLMLKEINQLTANVVLVVLSAVAIGLAGWPVLLFLKLPRAISLPKNQDELPRYRQHLLMRLRRNEILRAQGIQPQKVEDLAESILVLNQSANRVIQQTATAVFLTTSVSQNGKLDALTILATQSRMVWKIAHIYYQRPSLRELIYLYANVAGSSFLASEIEDLDVSQQVEPVISSFLKNSAGKSIPVIGPTANIILDSLLEGSTNAFLTLRVGNIAQKYCACNEVVDKKAIRKSAFMESASQLKGIVMKSSGQIMSGLLKATRKAGVDTLKSGWEGIKNTGVKVAEGISEAGQKINPFRKKEPEM is encoded by the coding sequence ATGATTAGCACCCTGAAAAAAATCCTTCTTCCTCTTTCTGTTTTGGTCATTCTTGGCTTTGTGCTTTTTATGATCAATCAGATTTCAGGTGTCTACCTGATGCTGAAAGAGATCAATCAACTGACGGCCAATGTGGTCTTAGTAGTCCTCAGCGCAGTGGCTATTGGGCTTGCTGGCTGGCCGGTGCTCCTTTTTCTGAAATTGCCACGGGCCATCTCCCTGCCCAAAAATCAGGATGAGCTCCCCCGATACCGACAGCATCTCCTCATGCGTCTCAGGAGAAATGAAATACTACGGGCACAGGGCATCCAGCCACAAAAGGTGGAGGACCTTGCCGAGAGTATCCTGGTGCTTAACCAGTCCGCCAACAGAGTGATTCAGCAAACTGCCACTGCGGTATTTCTCACTACTTCTGTTTCACAAAATGGCAAGCTGGATGCACTCACTATTCTGGCAACCCAATCACGCATGGTCTGGAAGATCGCCCATATTTACTATCAGCGGCCATCGCTCCGTGAGCTTATTTATCTCTATGCCAATGTAGCGGGGTCCTCTTTTCTTGCTTCCGAAATAGAAGATCTGGATGTCTCCCAGCAAGTGGAGCCGGTCATCAGTTCATTTCTGAAAAACTCCGCCGGTAAGTCCATCCCCGTGATCGGCCCTACGGCCAATATCATTCTGGATTCCCTGCTGGAAGGCTCTACCAATGCCTTTCTCACACTCCGCGTGGGCAATATTGCGCAAAAGTATTGTGCATGCAACGAGGTAGTGGACAAGAAAGCCATTCGGAAAAGCGCCTTCATGGAATCCGCCAGCCAGCTAAAAGGCATTGTGATGAAATCCTCCGGACAAATCATGAGTGGTCTTCTCAAGGCCACCCGAAAAGCGGGTGTGGACACCCTGAAATCCGGCTGGGAAGGCATCAAAAACACTGGCGTGAAAGTGGCCGAAGGAATCTCAGAAGCCGGTCAAAAAATCAACCCGTTTAGAAAAAAGGAACCGGAAATGTAA
- a CDS encoding DUF6134 family protein — MTLLFACTSLYGQTLHYDVIRNDKSMGQTVVKRILKGDELTYHLNTKTELRVIFLFDIEYDLKETFKNGKLISGTGFNTLNGSVQKETQMALKEKFYELVIDGIRTEINETSITESVSEIYFEEPHHSKKVFSAYFGRYLNFEKVGERQYSLTSPDGTNVYTYENGICTKVKVTRDFATFEFILKPESLLAVRNKQITGKTND; from the coding sequence TTGACATTGTTATTCGCCTGTACGTCATTGTATGGACAAACGCTCCACTATGATGTGATCAGAAATGACAAGTCTATGGGCCAGACGGTGGTCAAAAGAATACTGAAAGGAGATGAACTCACTTACCACCTGAATACCAAAACGGAGCTGAGAGTAATCTTCCTGTTTGATATAGAATACGACTTGAAAGAAACTTTCAAAAACGGGAAACTCATTTCGGGTACCGGATTCAACACCCTCAATGGAAGTGTGCAAAAAGAAACCCAAATGGCCCTGAAGGAAAAATTCTACGAGTTGGTGATCGATGGTATTCGTACGGAAATTAACGAAACAAGCATTACAGAGTCCGTTTCGGAAATCTACTTTGAAGAACCTCACCACAGCAAGAAGGTGTTTTCTGCCTACTTTGGCCGATACCTGAATTTTGAAAAGGTGGGAGAACGCCAGTATTCACTCACCTCACCCGATGGCACCAATGTCTATACCTACGAAAATGGCATTTGTACCAAAGTGAAAGTGACCCGAGACTTTGCCACTTTTGAGTTCATATTGAAACCCGAAAGCCTGCTAGCCGTGAGAAATAAGCAGATCACCGGTAAAACCAATGATTAG
- a CDS encoding bifunctional alpha/beta hydrolase/OsmC family protein, whose protein sequence is MRSQKVSFVNKSGQNLSGRMDFPLTGKPKAFVLFAHCFTCSSTLKALDHISSALTQNGMAVLRFDFTGLGQSGGEFEDTNFSSNLSDLTEAYDFLEKKFEAPQILIGHSLGGAAVLHVAGALKKVKAVVTIGAPSNPTHVKALLKGGEKEIREKGEAEVNIGGRPFKIKKQFLEDLEKDRKGEVIRQLGKALLVMHSPQDKIVGIDNAAEIYQQAMHPKSFITLDGSDHLLSRKADSHYVGNMVSSWASRYIVPNDAEEVAPEGEVWTRLSNQGFLTEITAGKHHLLADEPEGSGGTDHGPSPYGYLLSALGACTAMTLRMYADYKKIDLKEVKVKLTHDKVHQQDGGQAEAAKGKIDQIRRMIRLEGDLTDAERKRLIEIADRCPVHKTLEGKPQIITEEATEI, encoded by the coding sequence ATGAGGTCACAAAAAGTATCGTTCGTCAATAAATCAGGTCAGAACTTGTCCGGGAGGATGGATTTCCCTTTGACAGGAAAACCCAAAGCGTTCGTCCTTTTCGCACACTGTTTCACCTGCTCCAGTACACTCAAGGCACTGGATCATATCAGCTCAGCACTTACTCAAAATGGCATGGCTGTCCTCCGGTTTGATTTCACCGGGCTGGGCCAGAGTGGTGGCGAATTTGAGGATACCAATTTTTCCTCCAATCTTTCAGACCTCACGGAGGCCTATGATTTTCTGGAAAAGAAATTCGAAGCACCACAAATCCTCATTGGGCATTCCCTGGGAGGTGCGGCAGTTTTGCATGTAGCCGGGGCGCTGAAAAAGGTGAAGGCCGTGGTGACCATAGGTGCGCCTTCCAACCCTACACATGTGAAGGCACTACTCAAGGGCGGAGAAAAGGAGATTCGGGAAAAAGGAGAGGCGGAGGTCAACATAGGAGGGCGACCTTTCAAAATCAAAAAACAGTTTCTGGAAGATTTGGAAAAGGATCGAAAAGGAGAAGTGATCAGGCAGCTGGGCAAGGCTCTGCTGGTGATGCACTCACCCCAGGACAAAATAGTGGGAATAGACAATGCCGCGGAAATTTATCAGCAGGCCATGCACCCTAAGAGTTTCATTACTTTGGATGGGTCAGATCATTTGCTTAGCCGAAAAGCGGACTCCCACTATGTGGGTAATATGGTGTCTTCCTGGGCTTCCCGCTATATAGTACCGAATGATGCTGAGGAAGTAGCGCCGGAAGGCGAGGTTTGGACCCGGCTCTCCAATCAGGGCTTTCTCACCGAGATCACTGCGGGGAAACACCATTTGTTGGCAGACGAGCCAGAAGGTAGCGGTGGTACAGATCACGGCCCTTCGCCCTACGGTTATTTACTCTCTGCACTGGGCGCCTGCACGGCCATGACCCTGCGCATGTATGCGGACTACAAGAAGATAGATCTGAAAGAGGTGAAAGTGAAGCTCACACACGACAAGGTTCACCAGCAAGATGGTGGCCAGGCCGAAGCGGCCAAAGGAAAGATTGATCAGATCAGGCGAATGATCAGGCTGGAGGGAGATTTGACGGATGCCGAGCGCAAGCGCCTCATCGAAATAGCCGACAGGTGCCCCGTACATAAGACGCTGGAGGGCAAGCCGCAGATTATTACCGAAGAGGCCACTGAGATTTAG
- a CDS encoding DMT family transporter — translation MLPKKSLGVILAITGILLFSSKAVMVKLAYQYEVDTVSLLLFRMVFSLPIYVVIAAFNRPKEKVAGKDYMWLILFGFIGYYLASYFDFLGLIYIKASLERLILFIYPTLVLLISFVFLRKKITRKQVIGVVVTYLGVLIIFVSELSISDDSSVILGSVLIFLSALTYASYLVGSGWLIPKFGATAFTSYAMIVSCMAVILHYSLQRPVGLLDFQPEVYWIGLAMAIFATVIPSYLVSFAIKILGANDFSIFGSLGPISTIGLAYLFLGETLTWTQFLGAGVIIGGIVLAEKKKKG, via the coding sequence TTGTTACCAAAAAAATCCCTCGGAGTAATCCTGGCCATCACCGGCATCTTACTTTTTTCCAGTAAAGCCGTCATGGTGAAGCTGGCCTATCAGTATGAAGTAGACACCGTCTCTTTACTGCTGTTTCGAATGGTCTTTTCACTGCCCATCTATGTGGTGATCGCAGCGTTCAACAGGCCCAAGGAAAAGGTAGCCGGGAAAGACTACATGTGGTTAATTCTTTTCGGATTCATTGGCTACTACCTGGCCAGCTACTTTGATTTTCTGGGCCTCATTTACATCAAAGCCAGTCTTGAGCGGTTGATCTTGTTCATTTACCCCACGCTGGTGTTGCTCATTTCATTTGTCTTTCTCAGGAAAAAGATCACCAGAAAACAGGTCATAGGAGTGGTGGTGACCTACCTGGGTGTACTGATCATCTTTGTGTCGGAGCTGAGCATCAGCGATGACTCATCGGTGATACTGGGCAGTGTACTCATTTTTCTGAGCGCCCTCACCTATGCCAGCTACCTGGTGGGTTCCGGGTGGCTCATTCCCAAATTTGGTGCCACCGCCTTCACCTCCTACGCCATGATCGTGTCCTGTATGGCGGTGATCCTTCACTACTCCCTACAACGACCTGTGGGCCTCCTCGACTTTCAACCCGAGGTATATTGGATCGGGCTGGCCATGGCCATATTTGCCACGGTCATTCCCTCCTATCTGGTCAGCTTTGCCATCAAAATATTAGGGGCCAATGACTTTTCAATCTTTGGTAGCCTGGGACCCATTTCCACCATAGGCCTTGCTTACCTGTTTCTGGGCGAAACCCTCACATGGACACAATTCCTGGGTGCAGGGGTGATCATTGGCGGGATCGTTTTGGCTGAAAAGAAAAAGAAGGGTTAA
- a CDS encoding PadR family transcriptional regulator, translating into MKRESIGELEELVLLTVGALINEAYAVAILDELHQQANRLIDVTAVHSVLRRLEKKGLVSSEMKGATQERGGRRKRYFLLTQAGRQVLEESMAVRMELYQKLPKLTFSVS; encoded by the coding sequence ATGAAACGAGAATCAATAGGAGAATTGGAGGAGCTGGTGCTCCTCACCGTAGGGGCTTTGATAAACGAAGCATACGCCGTAGCCATCCTCGATGAGCTCCATCAGCAGGCCAACAGATTGATAGACGTGACCGCTGTACACTCTGTACTCCGGAGGCTGGAAAAGAAAGGCCTGGTGAGCTCAGAGATGAAAGGAGCCACTCAGGAGCGTGGTGGTCGCCGAAAGCGCTATTTTTTATTGACTCAGGCTGGCCGGCAGGTGCTGGAGGAATCCATGGCGGTCCGCATGGAGCTCTATCAGAAGTTACCCAAACTCACCTTTTCCGTTAGCTGA
- a CDS encoding ABC transporter permease: protein MGQASTQGHLPPRWASRFLEWYCDPYLLEDLQGDLLEIFYRTTSHKGPRRASWQYTWLVLRSFRWSALRKNSKLKNNIIMNSGQHFKVAVRVLWRDKFNTMLNTLGLTIGIVCFVLMGLYVTQEVTFDHFHTKKDRIYRAWLLEDYGEGKIFFNSNTPVRFENLFEENFPEFDEVVQYHLRNFPVSRNQQDVISEPVAVISPEFFEVFDFDLIHGNVTEPLSGRYDLIISRAYAEKYFGDEDPIGKTLQLQFDEDVTPFTITAVLDDIPQSSSIKFDLAISNVLNRELMGERALTAWMMVGPETYVLMKDQTSIETVNAKSQDVVMSYLGEEMNRDEYNIGFQPLTDIHLNPEIPAGIAPVSNPVYVYVLGIIGLLVLFIACINYTTLSIGQSIKRSREVGMRKILGAAKRTLIFQYLSESVLVALVSMLVGGLLAVLLIPTFNRLTGTELVYVFEMWHLAIFFLIALCIGTLAGIYPAIILTSTKALAIMRSGSTSRGKHWVRKVMVTFQFVITVLLISSALIMQKQIRFLQDKDLGFEYQAFVSVPLFSSSESGRTTERIASARANGALLKPKIEAHPQVSSITMASHAFGTPGWAALSFTDDKGIFRTFSMLAVDAEYLSAFDIGIVEGRDFEKGSGLDERQSILLNETAVDYFGFENPIGKKLPGDNFGEHRIIGVVKDFHFSSLHQEIAPLVITQNVLPMFLGISDAEVKDSMIPKLLFKFTGSQLSQVQEILTEAWESTFPNRNLEYTFLDENVARQYENEARLNKLIGVATVISILIAAIGLLGLTVLVVNSREKEIGIRKVIGASPFQIFHLLARTFSWQLILGVVLSIPLTVWLMQQWLEDFAYRVGIGVDMFALSTFISFFVALVVIGFQAWKAAVVNPVKSLRTE from the coding sequence ATGGGTCAGGCTTCCACACAAGGTCATCTGCCCCCCCGATGGGCAAGCCGCTTTCTGGAGTGGTACTGCGATCCATACCTGTTGGAGGATCTCCAGGGAGACCTGCTGGAAATCTTCTATCGCACCACTTCTCACAAAGGTCCCAGAAGGGCCAGCTGGCAATATACCTGGTTGGTATTGCGCTCTTTTCGCTGGTCGGCCCTCAGAAAAAACTCAAAACTCAAAAATAACATCATCATGAATTCAGGACAACACTTCAAAGTAGCCGTCAGGGTATTATGGCGGGATAAGTTCAACACCATGCTCAACACGCTCGGGCTCACCATTGGCATTGTCTGTTTTGTGTTGATGGGATTATATGTGACTCAGGAAGTCACTTTCGACCACTTTCACACCAAAAAAGACCGGATCTACAGGGCTTGGTTGCTGGAAGATTATGGGGAGGGGAAGATATTTTTCAACTCCAATACTCCGGTGCGGTTTGAGAATTTGTTTGAGGAGAACTTTCCGGAATTTGATGAAGTGGTACAGTATCACCTGAGAAATTTTCCGGTGAGCCGAAATCAGCAGGATGTGATCAGTGAGCCGGTGGCGGTTATCAGTCCTGAATTTTTTGAAGTCTTTGATTTCGACCTGATCCATGGCAATGTGACCGAACCCCTGTCTGGCCGGTATGACCTCATTATATCCCGTGCCTATGCCGAAAAATACTTTGGTGACGAAGACCCTATCGGGAAAACGCTCCAGCTTCAGTTCGATGAAGATGTCACGCCGTTTACCATCACGGCGGTCTTGGATGATATACCACAAAGTTCGAGTATCAAGTTTGATCTGGCCATTTCTAATGTGCTCAACCGGGAGCTGATGGGAGAGCGCGCCCTGACTGCCTGGATGATGGTTGGGCCAGAGACTTACGTGCTCATGAAGGATCAGACAAGTATAGAAACGGTCAATGCCAAGTCGCAGGATGTGGTGATGAGCTACCTGGGCGAGGAGATGAACAGGGATGAATACAACATTGGGTTTCAGCCCCTCACAGACATCCACCTGAACCCCGAGATTCCGGCGGGCATAGCGCCGGTGAGCAACCCGGTATATGTCTATGTGCTCGGCATTATTGGTCTGCTGGTGCTGTTCATTGCCTGCATCAACTACACCACCCTTTCCATAGGTCAGTCCATTAAGCGCTCTCGTGAGGTGGGCATGCGTAAAATATTGGGTGCCGCCAAGCGAACCCTCATTTTCCAATACCTGAGTGAGAGTGTACTGGTGGCTCTGGTCTCGATGCTGGTGGGGGGCTTGCTGGCCGTACTGTTGATCCCTACGTTCAATCGCCTGACGGGAACTGAACTAGTCTATGTTTTTGAGATGTGGCATCTGGCCATCTTCTTCCTCATTGCCTTGTGTATTGGCACCCTGGCTGGGATTTATCCGGCCATTATTCTCACCAGCACCAAGGCACTTGCGATCATGCGTTCAGGCAGCACCTCCAGGGGTAAACACTGGGTGAGAAAAGTCATGGTGACTTTTCAGTTTGTGATCACCGTGTTGCTCATCAGCAGTGCGCTCATTATGCAAAAGCAGATCCGGTTTCTTCAGGATAAAGACCTGGGTTTTGAATATCAGGCCTTCGTGTCGGTGCCGTTGTTTTCCAGCTCAGAGTCTGGTCGTACCACCGAGCGGATAGCCTCCGCCAGGGCTAATGGAGCGCTGCTAAAGCCTAAAATAGAGGCACATCCTCAAGTTTCGAGTATTACCATGGCCAGTCATGCATTCGGCACCCCTGGCTGGGCCGCACTGTCTTTTACAGACGACAAAGGCATCTTTCGCACGTTCAGCATGCTGGCCGTAGACGCAGAATATTTGTCGGCTTTTGATATAGGAATCGTTGAAGGACGAGACTTTGAAAAAGGCAGCGGATTGGATGAGCGACAGTCTATTTTGCTCAACGAAACCGCCGTGGACTATTTTGGCTTTGAAAATCCGATTGGAAAGAAACTCCCCGGCGATAACTTCGGAGAACACCGGATCATTGGGGTGGTCAAAGACTTTCATTTTTCCTCCCTCCATCAGGAGATAGCCCCGCTGGTGATTACCCAAAATGTCCTACCTATGTTTCTGGGCATTTCTGACGCTGAAGTAAAGGATTCCATGATCCCAAAGCTACTCTTCAAATTTACCGGCTCGCAGCTTTCGCAGGTGCAGGAAATACTCACGGAAGCATGGGAATCAACCTTCCCCAACAGAAACCTGGAGTATACCTTCCTGGACGAAAATGTGGCCCGGCAGTATGAAAATGAAGCCCGACTCAATAAACTCATTGGCGTGGCTACGGTTATTTCCATCCTGATAGCGGCCATTGGCTTGCTTGGCCTCACCGTGCTGGTGGTGAATAGTCGGGAGAAGGAGATCGGTATTCGCAAGGTGATCGGGGCCTCTCCGTTTCAGATTTTCCACTTGCTGGCCCGTACTTTTTCGTGGCAGCTCATTCTGGGGGTGGTGCTTTCCATTCCCCTGACCGTATGGCTGATGCAACAGTGGCTGGAGGATTTTGCTTACCGGGTGGGGATAGGCGTAGACATGTTTGCGCTGAGCACCTTTATTTCCTTTTTTGTAGCCCTGGTCGTCATTGGTTTTCAGGCCTGGAAGGCTGCGGTGGTCAACCCGGTGAAGAGCCTGAGAACTGAATAA
- the mnmH gene encoding tRNA 2-selenouridine(34) synthase MnmH, with translation MKQLDPQEFLSLGEKLPIIDVRSPVEYEQGRLPNALNMPLLSDEERVIVGTLYKQDSPQAAFKRGLDFIGPKMSGFIEFAEGLQSQELLVHCWRGGNRSHSVAMLLETNGFNVSILNGGYKAYRREALEFFDQPLPLMVLTGYTGSLKTEVLYALQELGEQMVDFEGLACHQGSAFGRQESEEQPTSEQFQNLLFQEFRKLDLTRRIWVEDESMRIGRVDLVAELYHQKEQSPHVFLEVARPVRVKNLVLNYRHVSLERLVLATKSIQKKLGKKEARQALEFIDHGDAPEAAAIILKYYDKRYGKSIEGKRDHIRLHLETQSSDPMQIAQEILSKI, from the coding sequence ATGAAGCAGTTAGACCCTCAGGAATTTCTTTCACTCGGAGAAAAGCTCCCCATCATAGACGTACGCTCGCCCGTGGAGTATGAGCAGGGCCGTCTGCCCAATGCGCTCAATATGCCACTGCTGTCTGATGAGGAGCGGGTGATTGTAGGGACCCTTTACAAGCAGGACAGCCCCCAGGCGGCTTTCAAAAGGGGGCTGGATTTTATCGGTCCGAAGATGAGTGGTTTTATAGAATTTGCCGAAGGCCTTCAGTCTCAGGAGCTGCTGGTGCACTGCTGGCGTGGCGGCAACCGCTCACACAGTGTCGCCATGCTGCTGGAGACCAACGGGTTCAACGTGTCCATTCTCAACGGTGGGTACAAAGCATACCGCCGCGAAGCCCTGGAGTTTTTTGACCAACCTCTGCCACTGATGGTACTGACCGGCTATACCGGCTCACTCAAAACGGAGGTGCTCTATGCCCTGCAGGAGTTGGGAGAGCAGATGGTGGATTTTGAGGGTCTGGCTTGTCACCAGGGTTCGGCCTTTGGCCGACAGGAGTCGGAGGAGCAGCCTACCTCAGAGCAGTTTCAGAATTTGTTATTTCAGGAGTTTAGAAAGCTGGATCTTACTCGCCGTATTTGGGTGGAGGATGAGTCCATGCGCATCGGGAGGGTGGACCTGGTAGCAGAACTCTATCATCAGAAGGAGCAGAGCCCCCATGTATTTCTGGAAGTGGCCCGGCCTGTACGGGTCAAAAACCTGGTACTGAACTACCGCCATGTGTCGCTCGAGCGGCTGGTACTGGCCACCAAAAGCATACAGAAAAAACTTGGGAAAAAGGAAGCACGACAAGCCCTGGAGTTTATTGATCATGGCGATGCGCCTGAAGCAGCGGCGATCATTCTCAAGTACTATGACAAACGATACGGAAAGTCCATTGAAGGAAAAAGGGACCACATACGCCTGCACCTGGAGACCCAGAGCAGCGACCCTATGCAGATCGCACAAGAAATTTTATCAAAAATATAA
- the selD gene encoding selenide, water dikinase SelD has translation MEYKLTQYSHGAGCGCKIAPEVLDKIISTDGQPMPFFKNLLVGNESKDDAAVYDLDGTTAIISTTDFFMPIVDDAFDFGAIAATNAISDIYAMGGTPIMAIAILGWPIDKLPIEVAGKVLEGGRKVCADAGIPLAGGHSIDAPEPIFGLAVTGRVPVTQVKKNAAAKPGDLLYLTKPLGIGMVTTAQKKGLADTKDLDLAKHTMLQLNKIGQELAAFEGVNALTDVTGFGLGGHLLEVCEASGCAAQIDLSKVPRFDFVQKYLDLNCTPGGTNRNWKSYGHKITLAEGMDHRLIADPQTSGGLLVTVSADAQQAFESFMQERGFDLEAFGTLAEGTGVVVG, from the coding sequence ATGGAATATAAGCTCACACAATATAGCCATGGAGCCGGATGCGGCTGCAAAATAGCCCCTGAGGTACTGGACAAGATCATCAGCACTGACGGGCAGCCAATGCCTTTTTTTAAAAATCTGCTGGTGGGCAACGAGTCCAAAGACGATGCGGCGGTCTACGACCTGGATGGCACCACGGCCATCATCAGTACCACAGACTTTTTCATGCCCATCGTGGACGATGCTTTTGATTTTGGGGCCATAGCCGCCACCAATGCCATCAGCGACATCTACGCCATGGGGGGCACGCCCATCATGGCCATTGCCATTCTGGGCTGGCCGATAGACAAGCTGCCCATAGAGGTGGCCGGCAAAGTGCTGGAAGGTGGCCGCAAGGTTTGTGCCGATGCGGGGATACCCCTGGCCGGCGGGCATAGCATTGATGCCCCGGAGCCCATCTTTGGGCTGGCCGTGACCGGGAGGGTGCCAGTGACTCAGGTGAAGAAAAACGCTGCGGCAAAGCCCGGAGACCTGCTGTACCTGACCAAGCCATTGGGCATTGGGATGGTGACCACTGCACAGAAGAAAGGACTGGCCGACACTAAGGACCTGGACCTGGCCAAACATACCATGCTTCAGCTAAATAAGATCGGGCAGGAGCTGGCGGCCTTTGAGGGGGTGAATGCCCTCACAGATGTGACGGGCTTTGGCTTGGGCGGACACCTGCTGGAGGTATGCGAGGCGAGTGGCTGCGCTGCACAGATTGACCTGAGCAAGGTGCCGAGGTTTGATTTTGTGCAAAAGTACCTCGACCTCAACTGCACCCCCGGCGGCACCAACCGCAACTGGAAAAGTTATGGACACAAGATCACACTGGCAGAGGGGATGGACCATCGCCTGATCGCTGATCCACAAACCAGTGGTGGGCTGCTGGTGACTGTGTCGGCTGATGCTCAGCAGGCATTTGAGTCGTTTATGCAGGAGCGGGGTTTTGACCTGGAAGCTTTCGGTACCCTGGCGGAAGGTACGGGCGTGGTGGTTGGTTGA
- a CDS encoding endonuclease domain-containing protein gives MNKAEACLWKYVLRAGGVKGFTFRRQRPVLNYIADFMCKELMLIIEVDGITHTYEEVQKNDKIRQAALEKAGFKVIRFSNDEVLHSINTVAATIEEVASAIMMERGIVARVRKRNREQ, from the coding sequence ATGAACAAGGCTGAGGCCTGTCTGTGGAAGTATGTGCTGCGGGCTGGAGGGGTGAAGGGGTTCACTTTCAGGAGGCAACGCCCCGTTCTCAACTACATAGCGGACTTTATGTGCAAGGAGCTGATGCTCATCATCGAAGTAGATGGCATTACCCATACCTATGAAGAGGTTCAAAAAAACGACAAAATTCGACAGGCAGCTTTGGAAAAAGCAGGCTTTAAGGTGATCCGCTTTTCGAATGACGAAGTACTGCATAGCATCAACACCGTGGCGGCTACCATCGAGGAGGTGGCGAGTGCGATAATGATGGAACGGGGCATTGTGGCAAGAGTCAGGAAAAGGAATCGAGAGCAGTAG
- a CDS encoding HNH endonuclease: MQKHQQLWTREELILAINLYCKLPFGKMHSGNPDIVELARLLGRTSGAVAYKLVNFASLDPSLQARGIKGADHTSKLDKEIWAEFYANWDQAVYESEVLLGKKKGILEASPIIESDFSELDGGEKERFVKTRINQSFFRKTILASYNNTCCITGINLPELLIAGHIVPWSIDEKNRLNPSNGLAMNGLHDKAFELGLISISPEYKILISPSLKKNKNQSIKKNFLAFEGKEIITPTKFLPDPSFLLYHNEKRLRK; this comes from the coding sequence ATGCAAAAACACCAACAACTCTGGACACGAGAGGAGCTTATCCTAGCTATTAATCTCTACTGCAAATTGCCCTTTGGCAAAATGCACAGTGGAAATCCAGATATTGTAGAATTAGCCCGCTTGCTTGGAAGAACTTCAGGCGCTGTTGCTTATAAACTGGTGAATTTTGCTAGCCTCGATCCCAGTCTCCAAGCCCGTGGGATCAAAGGAGCCGATCATACGAGCAAGTTGGACAAAGAAATTTGGGCTGAATTTTATGCCAATTGGGATCAGGCAGTATACGAAAGCGAGGTTTTGCTTGGAAAAAAGAAAGGCATTTTAGAGGCTTCCCCTATTATAGAGTCCGACTTTTCAGAATTGGATGGTGGAGAAAAAGAAAGATTTGTAAAAACAAGAATCAACCAATCCTTTTTCAGAAAAACCATTCTTGCTTCTTATAATAATACTTGCTGTATTACAGGCATCAACCTGCCAGAGCTCCTAATTGCCGGACATATCGTGCCGTGGAGTATCGATGAAAAAAACAGATTAAACCCAAGCAATGGACTGGCTATGAATGGGCTTCACGATAAGGCTTTTGAGCTTGGTCTGATTTCCATTTCACCAGAGTATAAAATACTTATTTCACCCTCTTTGAAAAAGAATAAGAATCAATCCATTAAGAAGAATTTTCTGGCTTTTGAGGGGAAAGAGATAATAACACCAACCAAATTCTTACCTGACCCTTCTTTTTTGCTATATCATAATGAAAAAAGATTAAGAAAATAA